The nucleotide window TCCTCTATGAAGATATCCTGGATTAGGTATTGCCTCCTCTACCACTTCTCCATCTAACTTCAATAGCATATTGAAGTTGCCGCTTCCTGGATGTTGCGGGCCAAAAGGAACAAACAGCTTTTCCTCCAGGTCTGTCTTTACTTCTGGAAGTTTCAAAAGATCGCCTTTCTTAGTTACCTCTTCCTTCTTTCCTGTATATCCACTTTGTACCGCATGTATTGCCATAACGACAGCTAATCCTATAGCTTCAGCTCTTGGAGGGCAACCCGCTATCCATATATCCACGGGCAAGTATTTATCCAGTCTTTTTATAGTATTATAGCTATCCCAGTAAGTGCCTCCTGACATTGGACAGTTTCCAAGAGCTATTACATATTTCGGTCTCGGCATTTGCTGATAAACTCTGAGAATTCTCTTTAAAGTTTTTATTGTCACATATCCACCTATGAGCAATACATCAGCAATCCTGGGCGAGCCCACTGCTATCAAACCAAATCTTTCCATGTCAAACCCGCTACTTACCCATGGTATAGCTTCTATAAAGCAACATCCTGTGAAATAATTAAGAACCCAAAAACTTCTAGATCTGGCCCAGCTTGAAATATTCTTAATCTTTGGCGCCTTGCCCATCTCTAACTTTGGAAGCTGGACTAATTTTTCAGGTGGATAAAGCAATTCATTCTTATCTAAAACTACCAAAAATGGAAAATTAGAAAGTTTAAGAGCCCCGGTAGGACATACATCAACACATAACCCGCAAAAACAGCACTTGCTATAGTCTACTTGAGGTTGCAGAACCTTTTTTCCATCTTTCTCTCTTTCAACCATTTCTATAGCATTATTCGGACATATTTTTGCGCAGAGACTACAACCTTTACATTTTTCTGGATCATAGACATGTCTTCCTCTGAATCCTTCTGTAAGCGGCATATCAGGAGGAAAATTATACGTTATTGGTTTTTCACTCAACATTTTCAGTCCAGTTTTTATAGGATTAAGAATTTTCTCAATCATAAAGTTCACCTTTTTCTTTAACATATTCCCTCCAGTTAAAGTCCTTTCTAAATGGGGGAGGTCCATTCCAGTCTTCTAAAAAAAGAGGCTTTAGTGAGTCATTTCCAGTAAATGTTACACCGAAAAGTTCCCATGTTTCTCTTTCATGCATCAAGCTATTTTCCCATACTAAGGAGAGACTCGGGATTACAGGATTGTTTCTTGGTATTTTCGTAGAGACCTTGGCATATAAACCCTTATCAGGATTATGCGCTATGAAATATATTTCGAATTTTTCTTCATCTATCCAATCAATAGCTGAAATAGTTAGTAGGCGCTTAAAACCTTGATTTTTTAAATATTTTGCAATACTTATATAGTGTTCTTTTTCAATCTCTATGAATATGCAGTTGTTTTTAATGTGACATTTTGCATGAAAAAGAGGTATAAGGGATTTCTCCATCTCCTTTAATAATCCCTGCAATAGGGATCGCCAAAAAATGATAACTTGTGCATTATA belongs to Thermoproteales archaeon and includes:
- a CDS encoding NADH-quinone oxidoreductase subunit D, which codes for MIEKILNPIKTGLKMLSEKPITYNFPPDMPLTEGFRGRHVYDPEKCKGCSLCAKICPNNAIEMVEREKDGKKVLQPQVDYSKCCFCGLCVDVCPTGALKLSNFPFLVVLDKNELLYPPEKLVQLPKLEMGKAPKIKNISSWARSRSFWVLNYFTGCCFIEAIPWVSSGFDMERFGLIAVGSPRIADVLLIGGYVTIKTLKRILRVYQQMPRPKYVIALGNCPMSGGTYWDSYNTIKRLDKYLPVDIWIAGCPPRAEAIGLAVVMAIHAVQSGYTGKKEEVTKKGDLLKLPEVKTDLEEKLFVPFGPQHPGSGNFNMLLKLDGEVVEEAIPNPGYLHRGFEKLMEYRSWWQNIMIVQRVCVLDGASYELGYIGAVEKIAGLDAPRRAKYLRVIQAELSRIQSHLLNIGLVGATSGFDTVARIAWGDREKVLLLLEKLTGSRIYSIYNIPGGVRRDMPPGFKDDVLKFVKYFEKRLKTYDELCFENEAFIERTKGLGRLTRDQAIDLDVTGPNLRATGARLDIRKTTPYESYDELDFNMITLNDGDAYSRVLCRRKEIEESLRILENALDKIPSGPVANKKTKSGRIVSYFTPLPKGEALHFVESARGELCFHIVSDGGKCPYRVKIRGPTFDTILVALPKILKGVYVADIPVIYWSLDNCPADHDR
- a CDS encoding NADH-quinone oxidoreductase subunit C — protein: MGEILIVLYIKIFTICIYNAQVIIFWRSLLQGLLKEMEKSLIPLFHAKCHIKNNCIFIEIEKEHYISIAKYLKNQGFKRLLTISAIDWIDEEKFEIYFIAHNPDKGLYAKVSTKIPRNNPVIPSLSLVWENSLMHERETWELFGVTFTGNDSLKPLFLEDWNGPPPFRKDFNWREYVKEKGELYD